In the Heteronotia binoei isolate CCM8104 ecotype False Entrance Well chromosome 13, APGP_CSIRO_Hbin_v1, whole genome shotgun sequence genome, one interval contains:
- the WFIKKN2 gene encoding WAP, Kazal, immunoglobulin, Kunitz and NTR domain-containing protein 2: protein MSFFIVFPQWIWIWMLSGETFILLLLEAPFKGSALPPIRYSHAGICPNDMNPNLWVDAQSTCKRECDTDLECETFEKCCPNVCGTRSCVAARYMDVRGKKGPVGMPKVATCDRFMCIQQGSECDIWDGQPVCKCKDRCEKEPSFTCASDGLTYYNKCYMDAEACTKGITLNVVTCRYHLTWPNTSPIPPETTAHPTTAYAETTVTDVLPPILVNNPVHQSVYIGETVSFLCDVTGRPKPEITWEKQTDSNEKIIMRPNHVRGNIVVTNIAQLVIYNTQLQDAGIYTCTAKNIGGVVWADFPLSVIRGEATSIESAQNKTHFPTDECLKQPDSEDCGEEQTRWYYDAKKNNCFTFIYGNCNSNLNHFETYESCMLTCMNGPINICNLPALQGHCKAYEPRWVYNSLTKQCQSFIYGGCGGNENNFESREACEEMCPFPRNMHCKTCKACKPRQKLVTSFCKSDFVILGHVMELTEDQDSGHALVTVEEILKDEKMGLRFLGKEPLEITLLNMNWSCPCPNITAADGQLIIMGDVHNGMAVLQPDSFVGASSIRRVRKLHEVIHKKTCELLKEFLGLH, encoded by the exons ATGTCCTTTTTCATAGTCTTCCCTCAATGGATATGGATATGGATGTTGTCCGGGGAGACCTTTATCTTATTGCTTCTGGAGGCCCCCTTCAAAGGCTCTGCCTTGCCTCCAATACGGTACTCTCATGCTGGGATATGTCCAAATGATATGAATCCCAACCTCTGGGTAGATGCACAGAGCACCTGCAAGAGAGAGTGCGACACTGACCTG GAATGTGAGACCTTTGAGAAGTGTTGTCCTAATGTCTGTGGAACAAGGAGCTGTGTCGCAGCTAGGTACATGGATGTCAGGGGGAAGAAAGGACCTGTGGGGATGCCCAAAGTGGCAACCTGTGACCGTTTCATGTGTATCCAGCAAGGTTCGGAGTGTGATATCTGGGATGGGCAGCCTGTTTGCAAATGCaaagataggtgtgaaaaagagCCAAGTTTTACTTGCGCATCCGATGGGCTTACTTATTACAACAAGTGTTATATGGATGCAGAAGCATGTACCAAAGGCATTACGCTCAATGTGGTAACTTGTCGGTATCATCTTACCTGGCCAAATACCAGCCCTATCCCACCGGAGACTACCGCTCACCCCACTACTGCCTATGCAGAGACAACAGTCACCGATGTACTTCCACCCATACTAGTCAACAACCCAGTACATCAGTCCGTCTACATAGGAGAGACAGTTAGCTTTctttgtgatgtcactggccgACCTAAGCCCGAAATCACTTGGGAGAAGCAGACAGACAGCAATGAGAAAATCATCATGAGACCCAATCACGTGAGAGGAAACATTGTTGTCACCAATATTGCCCAGCTAGTGATCTATAACACACAGCTACAAGATGCGGGCATCTACACTTGCACTGCTAAAAACATTGGTGGTGTTGTCTGGGCAGATTTCCCCTTGTCGGTCATCAGAGGAGAAGCCACCTCTATAGAATCTGCacaaaacaaaactcactttcCAACTGATGAGTGTCTGAAGCAGCCTGACAGTGAAGACTGTGGGGAAGAACAAACCCGCTGGTACTACGACGCAAAGAAAAACAACTGCTTTACTTTCATCTATGGAAACTGCAACAGCAACCTGAACCACTTTGAGACCTATGAAAGTTGCATGTTGACTTGCATGAATGGGCCCATCAACATCTGCAATTTGCCagccctccaaggtcactgcaaaGCCTATGAGCCCCGGTGGGTGTACAACAGCTTGACAAAACAATGCCAGTCTTTCATTTACGGAGGCTGTGGTGGTAACGAAAATAACTTTGAGAGCAGAGAGGCTTGTGAAGAAATGTGCCCTTTCCCCAGGAACATGCATTGCAAAACGTGCAAAGCTTGCAAGCCCCGGCAAAAGCTGGTGACCAGTTTCTGCAAGAGTGATTTTGTAATTCTGGGCCATGTAATGGAGTTGACGGAGGACCAAGACTCTGGACACGCACTGGTGACTGTGGAAGAGATTCTAAAAGATGAGAAAATGGGTCTCAGGTTCTTGGGGAAGGAACCTCTAGAAATTACACTTTTAAACATGAATTGGAGCTGCCCGTGCCCTAACATCACCGCGGCTGATGGTCAGCTCATCATAATGGGTGATGTCCACAATGGAATGGCTGTTTTACAGCCAGACAGCTTTGTAGGGGCCTCTAGCATCCGGCGTGTTCGGAAACTACATGAGGTCATCCACAAGAAAACTTGTGAGCTACTAAAAGAGTTCCTAGGACTGCACTAA